A single region of the Microbulbifer sp. MKSA007 genome encodes:
- a CDS encoding M15 family metallopeptidase — protein MYKKAIAAIAGLVLFACTKDQDRNINVNDFEPEAKVGIYDISQEDCELMKLRQVLRNSSPIGCERLKRVVFNYAPLLDTPAQDNVGIEAVLYRRGAVVVLDIVAESVLSLFGEVYRSRFPIQSAIPVEYFTLQQRIADDRNNTLAFDSRPITGGSRWSEHAYGVAIDINPLQNPYLYIDKHTRAKVIPKDATEGYLNRAKFRPGKPTRMGMSEDVTTIFARHGFAVWGGDWNVPIDYMHFQVGSRQFINRLVTLPKESAKQLFNRYTQQLNCCFEESNSIKNATLLRKYCVDKVVSEFDGEQE, from the coding sequence ATGTATAAGAAGGCTATCGCCGCCATTGCGGGCCTGGTGCTATTTGCATGCACCAAGGACCAAGATAGGAATATCAATGTTAATGATTTTGAACCTGAAGCAAAGGTAGGGATTTACGACATTTCCCAAGAAGACTGTGAGCTGATGAAGCTCCGGCAGGTTCTTCGGAACAGCTCCCCTATTGGCTGTGAAAGGCTGAAAAGAGTCGTCTTCAACTATGCGCCTCTCTTGGATACCCCTGCTCAGGATAATGTTGGCATCGAAGCTGTTCTATACCGCAGAGGCGCTGTTGTTGTACTTGATATCGTTGCCGAGAGCGTCTTGTCTTTATTTGGTGAGGTCTATCGATCTCGCTTTCCAATACAGTCAGCCATTCCTGTCGAATATTTTACTCTGCAACAGCGAATAGCAGATGATCGAAACAACACGCTGGCCTTTGATTCCCGGCCTATTACTGGCGGGAGCAGATGGTCTGAGCACGCTTATGGTGTCGCTATTGATATTAACCCCCTACAAAACCCCTACCTGTATATTGATAAACACACCCGGGCCAAAGTAATTCCCAAGGATGCAACAGAGGGGTATTTAAACCGGGCAAAGTTTCGCCCGGGAAAGCCAACGCGTATGGGGATGTCTGAAGATGTAACCACAATCTTTGCCAGGCATGGCTTCGCTGTCTGGGGTGGAGACTGGAATGTCCCGATTGATTATATGCACTTCCAGGTTGGCTCCCGTCAGTTCATTAATCGCCTTGTAACTTTGCCAAAGGAGAGTGCAAAACAACTATTTAACCGATATACCCAGCAATTGAATTGCTGTTTTGAGGAGAGCAACTCGATAAAAAACGCTACTCTCCTCAGAAAATATTGTGTCGATAAAGTGGTATCAGAATTTGATGGAGAGCAGGAGTGA